The following are from one region of the Nicotiana tabacum cultivar K326 chromosome 3, ASM71507v2, whole genome shotgun sequence genome:
- the LOC107800876 gene encoding non-specific lipid-transfer protein C, cotyledon-specific isoform-like, protein MKNLLYSVALCLSVLFVLAHINEAVIPCGTVDMKAAACISFTTGKDAKPSAPCCSGLQQLARSVKSVDDKKDICRCLKAGVTNFAGVQDKFLSQLPTACTIKVGFPVSMNTNCETIRM, encoded by the exons ATGAAGAACCTTTTGTACTCAGTTGCTCTGTGCCTTTCTGTCCTCTTTGTTCTTGCTCATATCAATGAAGCAGTCATTCCCTGTGGCACTGTAGACATGAAGGCCGCAGCCTGCATCTCCTTTACCACAGGGAAGGATGCAAAGCCGTCGGCGCCATGTTGCAGTGGACTGCAACAGTTGGCACGAAGCGTGAAGTCTGTGGATGATAAGAAGGATATTTGCAGATGCCTTAAAGCTGGTGTGACGAACTTTGCTGGGGTACAAGACAAGTTCCTTAGCCAACTTCCCACTGCTTGTACAATCAAAGTTGGCTTCCCTGTCTCCATGAACACCAACTGTGAAAC GATTCGCATGTAA